The Anolis carolinensis isolate JA03-04 chromosome 1, rAnoCar3.1.pri, whole genome shotgun sequence genome window below encodes:
- the atp5mj gene encoding ATP synthase subunit ATP5MJ, mitochondrial, with protein sequence MLRSAVQRWWDTHKIYHTQVFQELWVGIILTGYVYYKISYGGKKSVEGSKKSSGHH encoded by the exons ATGCTGAGGAGTGCTGTTCAGAGATGGTGGGACACCCATAAGATTTACCACACTCAGGTATTCCAAGAACTCTGGGTTGGTATCATCTTAACAGGATACGTCTATTACAAAATCTCTTATGGAG GTAAAAAGTCAGTGGAAGGCAGCAAAA AATCCTCTGGCCATCATTAG
- the rd3l gene encoding protein RD3-like produces MPFFGWMKWPKNYSYKTGQYPGSEVVTKTLLRELKWHLKERERLIQEIENEQKVQKTGVDYNWLKSSQSPQITIPATEQRQLEVLCSQIQPCQTGIILSRFREVLAENDVLPWEIVYIFKQVLKEFLTNLEKEAPQDQMEDIWNTNCSVHFVASGDNSGKTDKEEIPTVSSYVDKNTQGMFPTFSHRIWNLPYYYPSS; encoded by the exons ATGCCATTCTTTGGCTGGATGAAATGGCCGAAGAATTACTCCTATAAAACTGGGCAATACCCcggctcagaggttgtgacgaaAACACTTCTGAGGGAACTGAAATGGCATTTGAAAGAACGTGAGCGACTGATCCAGGAGATAGAAAACGAACAAAAAGTTCAGAAGACCGGTGTGGATTACAACTGGCTGAAGAGCTCCCAAAGTCCACAGATAACCATCCCAGCGACTGAACAGAGACAGCTTGAAGTTCTCTGCTCGCAAATCCAACCGTGTCAAACTGGAATCATTCTCAGCAG ATTTCGAGAGGTCCTGgcagaaaatgatgttttgcCTTGGGAAATAGTTTATATCTTCAAGCAAGTTTTAAAAGAGTTCCTAACCAACCTGGAAAAAGAGGCTCCGCAGGACCAAATGGAGGATATATGGAATACAAATTGTTCGGTCCACTTTGTGGCATCTGGAGACAACTCCGGGAAAACGGACAAAGAGGAGATCCCAACAGTATCAAGTTACGTCGACAAAAATACACAGGGCATGTTTCCCACGTTTTCCCATAGAATTTGGAACCTTCCCTATTACTATCCTTCAAGCTAG